From the Lathyrus oleraceus cultivar Zhongwan6 chromosome 4, CAAS_Psat_ZW6_1.0, whole genome shotgun sequence genome, one window contains:
- the LOC127135312 gene encoding transcription factor RAX3 isoform X2, whose translation MGRAPCCDKANVKRGPWSPEEDSKLKAYIQQHGIAGNWIALPKKIGLKRCGKSCRLRWLNYLRPNLKHGRFSEEEDNIICSLYANIGSRWSVIAAQLPGRTDNDIKNHWNTRLKKKLLTKQRNEEESQTRQVFSINQKIKRENGSSLQEYNSLKELEFYDDNNQLQPVNTNIYFPQDQLCYPSTMNNITSAGLTYVNQQEKDNGSTRISGSTDLSSIESTGWGDMRSLICSPLVSDYEACQQDVTFDESMFYGMIQTQ comes from the exons ATGGGAAGAGCACCTTGCTGTGACAAAGCCAATGTTAAAAGAGGTCCATGGTCGCCAGAAGAAGACTCTAAACTCAAAGCTTATATCCAACAGCATGGTATTGCTGGCAACTGGATAGCTCTTCCCAAGAAAATAG GCCTTAAAAGGTGCGGAAAAAGTTGTCGTCTTCGATGGCTAAATTATCTTCGTCCAAATCTTAAACACGGAAGATTCTCCGAAGAAGAAGATAACATTATTTGCAGCCTCTATGCCAATATTGGAAGCAg GTGGTCTGTTATAGCAGCGCAGTTACCAGGACGAACAGATAACGATATAAAGAACCACTGGAACACAAGGTTGAAGAAGAAACTTTTAACAAAGCAAAGGAATGAGGAAGAATCTCAAACTCGCCAAGTTTTCAGCATAAATCAAAAGATCAAGAGAGAGAATGGTTCTTCTCTCCAAGAATATAATAGCCTTAAGGAACTTGAGTTCTATGATGATAACAATCAACTGCAGCCAGTGAATACTAACATTTACTTCCCACAAGATCAACTATGTTATCCATCCACAATGAATAACATAACCTCTGCAGGGTTGACCTACGTGAACCAGCAAGAAAAAGACAATGGATCAACGAGGATTAGTGGTAGCACGGACTTGAGTTCAATAGAAAGCACTGGTTGGGGGGATATGAGGTCTTTGATTTGCTCACCTTTGGTTTCTGATTATGAAGCTTGTCAACAAGATGTTACTTTCGATGAGTCTATGTTCTATGGAATGATTCAAACGCAATAA
- the LOC127074335 gene encoding protein CROWDED NUCLEI 4: protein MEISTPTSSKPLSITPRSRVLRSPLSDDQIWKRLRDAGFDEESIKHKDKSALVAYIAKLEAEIYDHQHHMGLLILERKELASKYEQVKTMVESSELMHNHDSSMNKSALAESRKREESLKKTIGVKDACIGSLEKALHEMRTECAETKVAAESKLAEAHQLIEEAQKKFTEAEAKVCTVESLQADATRYNNVAERKLRDVEAREDNLRRQIISFKSDCDEKDKELNLERQSLSERQKVLQQEQERLLQSQSLLNQREDHLFSRSQELNRLQKELEDTKFKTEKEHEALHDKKTSLKLLEATLIQREEALTKWKTELDKKEKVLLEFEVKLSNRESDETQKVMADQEATLRARKHDLEVELQMQRKSVENEIETKRRAWELKEVDLKQREDQILEREHELEVLARSLTEKEKDLVELSTSLKDKDHSLRSAEKEFELNKNILQKEKDDIEQAKQDLQESLISLENEKRQVDNAKKRLEVIQSETGDLSVFEVKLKEEIDLVRSQNLELLAEADKLKAEKAKFEAEWELLDEKKEELRKEAEFIENERKAVSTFIKNERDKLREEKENLRNQYTHDLGSLANERESFMKKMADEHAEWFGKMQQERADFQRDIEMQKRELNNLIEKRREEVESYLKEKEKAFEEEKDRELRCVDALKEKAAKELEQVSLEMKRLQTERTEISLDRELRNKEWAELTDCIKELEVQRDKLQKQRELLHADRIKIYSQTEELKKLEDSKVVSDDLAIVEMLKSDMEYNLQKMSSRKNLKHQALTQSRLSKDLDVDNISNEFGTPFVQNSSAVSPPSAARFSWIKRCTELIFRNSPDTPLMKKENSPLLSDKNNVSNGQTHLDNDKPLGNFSNGQQMEFSFGEPKVIVEVPSRDGNASRTSEFESVTKDVNGKTAFSDERQMGRGKRSRGNLINKVGDPLVDVVQNKKPRALEQMAKNPLDQGTTYCVLSTQSDISEIQQVSTTSNHKHGNTEETRVVTIDKVIHVSEVVSEKVDTLSIPNQEPGDNLQSPTLGVCQYNLHRETIDQSNSSVLENKEGICKENNEHVSF, encoded by the exons ATGGAGATTTCGACTCCCACCTCTTCCAAGCCGCTGTCCATTACGCCGCGGTCTAGGGTTTTGAGAAGCCCGCTCTCCGATGATCAGATCTGGAAACGCTTGAGGGACGCTGGTTTTGACGAAGAATCGATTAAACATAAAGATAAGTCTGCACTTGTAGCTTACATCGCAAAGCTTGAAGCTGAG ATATATGATCATCAGCATCACATGGGCCTTCTCATATTGGAGAGAAAGGAACTGGCTTCCAAGTATGAACAAGTTAAAACCATGGTTGAATCATCTGAGTTAATGCATAACCATGATTCGTCCATGAATAAATCTGCATTAGCTGAATCAAGAAAACGGGAAGAATCTTTGAAGAAAACAATAGGCGTGAAAGATGCATGCATAGGAAGT CTTGAGAAGGCCTTGCATGAGATGCGTACTGAATGTGCTGAAACAAAGGTTGCAGCTGAGAGTAAATTAGCTGAAGCACACCAATTGATAGAAGAAGCACAAAAAAAGTTTACGGAGGCTGAAGCCAAAGTGTGTACTGTAGAATCTTTGCAAGCAGATGCTACTCGATATAACAATGTTGCAGAAAGGAAGCTTCGTGATGTTGAAGCACGGGAAGACAACCTCAGGCGGCAAATTATATCTTTCAAGTCAGA TTGTGATGAAAAAGATAAGGAGCTGAATCTTGAGAGGCAGTCCCTCTCTGAAAGGCAGAAGGTTTTGCAGCAAGAACAGGAAAGGTTACTTCAATCGCAGTCCTTGCTCAACCAGAGAGAGGATCATCTTTTTAGTAGATCTCAGGAACTAAATCGTCTTCAAAAAGAGTTGGAGGACACAAAGTTTAAAACTGAAAAGGAACATGAGGCCCTCCATGACAAGAAAACCAGCCTAAAACTACTGGAGGCCACCCTTATACAACGAGAAGAG GCACTCACCAAATGGAAAACCGAGCTTGACAAGAAAGAGAAAGTGTTGCTTGAATTTGAAGTGAAACTTTCTAATAGAGAATCT GATGAAACTCAGAAGGTTATGGCAGATCAGGAAGCCACATTGAGAGCAAGAAAACATGATTTGGAAGTTGAGCTACAAATGCAGCGCAAATCGGTTGAAAATGAAATTGAGACAAAGAGACGGGCTTGGGAATTAAAGGAGGTTGATCTTAAACAACGGGAGGACCAAATCCTTGAAAGGGAACATGAGTTGGAAGTCCTGGCAAGATCACTGACCGAAAAGGAGAAAGACCTAGTGGAACTGTCAACTTCTCTTAAAGATAAAGATCATAGCCTTAGATCTGCTGAGAAGGAGTTTGAATTAAACAAAAACATTTTGCAAAAGGAGAAAGATGATATTGAACAAGCTAAGCAAGATCTGCAGGAGTCTTTGATATCTTTGGAAAATGAAAAAAGACAAGTTGATAACGCAAAGAAGAGATTGGAGGTCATCCAAAGTGAAACAGGTGACTTGTCAGTTTTTGAAGTGAAACTAAAGGAAGAGATTGATCTTGTAAGATCTCAGAATTTGGAGCTTTTGGCTGAGGCTGATAAGTTGAAAGCTGAAAAGGCCAAGTTTGAAGCTGAGTGGGAGCTTCTTGATGAAAAAAAAGAAGAGTTGCGAAAAGAAGCAGAATTTATAGAAAATGAAAGGAAGGCGGTTTCCACTTTTATTAAAAATGAGCGTGATAAGCTAAGAGAAGAGAAAGAAAATTTGCGTAATCAGTACACCCATGACTTGGGGTCACTTGCTAATGAACGGGAAAGTTTCATGAAGAAGATGGCAGATGAACATGCTGAGTGGTTTGGCAAGATGCAGCAGGAGCGAGCAGATTTTCAGCGGGATATTGAGATGCAAAAAAGGGAGTTGAATAACCTCATTGAGAAGAGACGGGAAGAAGTTGAAAGTTATTTGAAGGAAAAAGAAAAGGCTTTTGAGGAAGAGAAGGATAGGGAGCTCCGGTGTGTTGATGCTCTTAAAGAGAAAGCGGCAAAGGAATTGGAACAAGTTTCCTTGGAGATGAAAAGGCTTCAAACTGAGCGTACTGAGATAAGTTTGGATCGTGAACTAAGAAACAAAGAATGGGCTGAATTAACTGATTGTATTAAAGAACTTGAGGTTCAAAGGGATAAACTACAAAAACAGAGAGAACTGTTGCACGCAGATAGAATTAAAATTTATTCTCAGACTGAAGAACTGAAAAAGCTAGAAGACTCCAAAGTTGTCTCTGATGACCTTGCTATTGTTGAAATGCTGAAATCTGATATGGAGTATAACCTACAGAAAATGTCTTCAAGGAAAAATTTGAAGCATCAGGCTCTTACACAAAGCCGTCTGAGCAAGGACTTGGATGTTGATAACATCAGCAATGAGTTTGGTACTCCATTTGTGCAGAATTCATCAGCTGTTTCTCCTCCTAGTGCGGCTCGATTCTCATGGATAAAACGATGCACAGAACTAATATTCCGAAATTCTCCTGATACGCCACTCATGAAAAAAGAAAATTCGCCTCTGCTTTCTGATAAAAATAATGTTAGTAATGGGCAAACACACTTGGATAATGACAAACCACTTGGTAATTTTAGCAATGGACAGCAAATGGAATTTTCTTTTGGAGAACCAAAAGTAATTGTTGAAGTACCATCTCGAGATGGAAATGCTAGTAGGACAAGTGAGTTTGAATCTGTAACTAAAGATGTTAATGGGAAAACTGCTTTTTCAGATGAACGCCAAATGGGCAGAGGAAAAAGAAGCAGGGGGAACTTGATTAATAAAGTTGGTGATCCACTTGTAGATGTTGTGCAGAATAAGAAACCAAGAGCATTAGAACAGATGGCCAAAAATCCTTTAGATCAGGGCACTACCTACTG TGTGCTTTCAACCCAGTCAGATATATCAGAGATTCAGCAGGTGTCAACGACTTCAAATCATAAACACGGGAACACTGAAGAAACTCGTGTAGTAACGATTGACAAGGTGATTCATGTTTCAGAAGTGGTTTCTGAGAAAGTTGATACTCTCAGCATTCCCAATCAAGAACCTGGAGATAATTTGCAGAGTCCTACGTTGGGAGTGTGTCAATATAATCTTCATAGAGAAACAATTGATCAGTCAAATTCTAGTGTATTGGAAAACAAAGAAGGAATATGCAAAGAAAACAATGAACATGTTTCTTTCTGA
- the LOC127136531 gene encoding glutathione S-transferase T2 codes for MDPNHFHYQQAFFNYMQNYQNHNPQNSQIPPVPTNPAIFLPSPNNPNMYPIPQMNSNSMEFSTQVPPFSTQVPPFSTQVGTEKEERDPIVGVDQKAESFWLRIAASYNQYRGQLREKLGGQLKCRWHRINGMVQKFVGCYKIALKEKKSGTSETDVMADAHAIFAQDQGTTFNLEYAWRLLKDEAKWRIVEESIGSSAKITKTYASGASSENPDTTSSYEFNSSSPMEHPMGQKAAKRKGKASEIPNATQDAKNKRAITMDRLAQAKEDELELRVVQMVMKDTSTMNDSQRDIHEKYCNKMKKKIWNVVSITYVKWSLVPL; via the exons ATGGATCCTAATCATTTTCATTATCAACAAGCTTTTTTCAATTACATGCAAAATTATCAAAATCATAATCCTCAAAATTCTCAAATTCCACCGGTGCCAACAAACCCCGCCATATTTCTTCCGTCACCAAACAATCCAAATATGTATCCTATACCTCAAATGAATTCTAATAGTATGGAATTCTCTACTCAAGTTCCACCATTTTCTACTCAAGTCCCACCATTTTCTACTCAAGTTGGTACTGAAAAAGAAGAAAGG GATCCAATTGTGGGAGTTGATCAAAAGGCTGAGAGTTTTTGGTTAAGAATTGCTGCTAGTTATAACCAATATCGTGGGCAATTGCGGGAAAAGTTAGGGGGACAGTTAAAATGTCGATGGCATAGAATAAATGGCATGGTTCAAAAATTTGTTGGGTGTTACAAAATTGCTCTTAAAGAAAAGAAAAGTGGGACATCCGAGACCGATGTCATGGCAGATGCACATGCTATTTTTGCTCAGGATCAAGGTACAACATTCAATCTTGAGTATGCATGGCGATTGTTAAAAGATGAAGCTAAATGGCGCATCGTCGAAGAATCGATTGGAAGTTCTGCAAAAATAACAAAGACTTATGCTAGTGGGGCATCATCGGAGAACCCAGATACAACTTCAAGTTATGAGTTTAACTCATCATCACCAATGGAGCATCCAATGGGACAAAAAGCAGCAAAAAGGAAGGGTAAGGCATCCGAAATTCCAAATGCAACGCAAGATGCAAAGAATAAAAGAGCAATAACAATGGACAGACTTGCGCAAGCTAAGGAGGACGAGCTAGAATTAAGGGTAGTGCAAATGGTGATGAAAGACACTTCTACTATGAACGATAGTCAACGAGATATTCATGAAAAATATTGTAATAAGATGAAGAAAAAAATATGGAATGTAGTTAGTATCACTTATGTAAAATGGTCATTAGTACCACTTTAA
- the LOC127135312 gene encoding transcription factor RAX3 isoform X1 → MGRAPCCDKANVKRGPWSPEEDSKLKAYIQQHGIAGNWIALPKKIVGLKRCGKSCRLRWLNYLRPNLKHGRFSEEEDNIICSLYANIGSRWSVIAAQLPGRTDNDIKNHWNTRLKKKLLTKQRNEEESQTRQVFSINQKIKRENGSSLQEYNSLKELEFYDDNNQLQPVNTNIYFPQDQLCYPSTMNNITSAGLTYVNQQEKDNGSTRISGSTDLSSIESTGWGDMRSLICSPLVSDYEACQQDVTFDESMFYGMIQTQ, encoded by the exons ATGGGAAGAGCACCTTGCTGTGACAAAGCCAATGTTAAAAGAGGTCCATGGTCGCCAGAAGAAGACTCTAAACTCAAAGCTTATATCCAACAGCATGGTATTGCTGGCAACTGGATAGCTCTTCCCAAGAAAATAG TAGGCCTTAAAAGGTGCGGAAAAAGTTGTCGTCTTCGATGGCTAAATTATCTTCGTCCAAATCTTAAACACGGAAGATTCTCCGAAGAAGAAGATAACATTATTTGCAGCCTCTATGCCAATATTGGAAGCAg GTGGTCTGTTATAGCAGCGCAGTTACCAGGACGAACAGATAACGATATAAAGAACCACTGGAACACAAGGTTGAAGAAGAAACTTTTAACAAAGCAAAGGAATGAGGAAGAATCTCAAACTCGCCAAGTTTTCAGCATAAATCAAAAGATCAAGAGAGAGAATGGTTCTTCTCTCCAAGAATATAATAGCCTTAAGGAACTTGAGTTCTATGATGATAACAATCAACTGCAGCCAGTGAATACTAACATTTACTTCCCACAAGATCAACTATGTTATCCATCCACAATGAATAACATAACCTCTGCAGGGTTGACCTACGTGAACCAGCAAGAAAAAGACAATGGATCAACGAGGATTAGTGGTAGCACGGACTTGAGTTCAATAGAAAGCACTGGTTGGGGGGATATGAGGTCTTTGATTTGCTCACCTTTGGTTTCTGATTATGAAGCTTGTCAACAAGATGTTACTTTCGATGAGTCTATGTTCTATGGAATGATTCAAACGCAATAA
- the LOC127136532 gene encoding uncharacterized protein LOC127136532 → MDSDNSDNYDQEFWELVEEEFMDDSDEEEQLQNERRSGSSSRPKRRTMVDRGREEGHNRLFNDYFSENPVYTDVQFRRRFRMHRHVFLRIVDALGNHDEYFQMRVDATGKMGLSPLQKCTSAIRMLAYGSPADLVDEYVRIGESTSIECLERFVKGVNVVFGAEYLRKPNNNDVEHLLQMGESRGFPGMLGSIDCMHWVWKNCPVAWKGQFCRGDHGKPTIMLEAVASQDLWIWHAFFGITGSNNDINVLNQSNVFNDILEGRAPNVQYTINGTPYNMGYYLADGIYPEWATFVNTISMPQGEKKKLFAQHQESARKDVERAFGVLQSRFAIIRGPARAWHMDTLKHTIYACIILHNMIVEDERHTYGGNFDYSYDNVDINNSTTETFSGPHPNLATRLQRRASIQEKQVHRKLQGDLVEYIWERFGHEDDEI, encoded by the coding sequence ATGGATTCAGACAATTCAGATAATTACGATCAAGAATTTTGGGAGTTGGTTGAAGAAGAATTTATGGACGacagtgatgaagaagaacaaCTTCAGAATGAACGTCGATCTGGAAGTTCCTCTAGGCCAAAGAGAAGAACAATGGTAGATCGAGGTCGTGAAGAAGGGCACAATCGATTATTCAATGACTACTTCTCGGAAAACCCAGTATACACAGATGTTCAATTCCGAAGAAGGTTCAGAATGCATAGGCATGTATTTCTTCGAATTGTAGATGCCCTTGGAAATCATGATGAATATTTCCAAATGAGGGTCGATGCAACTGGTAAAATGGGTCTTTCACCATTGCAGAAATGTACATCTGCTATTCGTATGCTGGCGTATGGGTCTCCTGCTGACCTTGTAGACGAATATGTTCGAATCGGTGAAAGCACTTCAATTGAGTGCTTAGAAAGATTTGTTAAGGGTGTCAATGTTGTATTTGGCGCTGAGTATTTGAGAAAGCCTAACAACAATGATGTTGAACATCTTTTACAAATGGGAGAGTCACGTGGCTTTCCAGGTATGTTGGGTTCCATCGATTGTATGCATTGGGTATGGAAAAATTGTCCTGTTGCATGGAAAGGACAATTTTGTCGAGGTGATCATGGTAAGCCCACAATCATGCTTGAAGCAGTGGCATCACAAGACTTATGGATTTGGCATGCTTTTTTTGGTATTACAGGTTCAAACAATGACATTAATGTGCTAAACCAATCCAACGTGTTTAACGATATTTTGGAAGGACGTGCTCCCAATGTGCAATATACAATCAATGGGACACCATATAATATGGGGTATTATTTAGCAGATGGTATATATCCCGAGTGGGCTACATTTGTCAATACTATTTCAATGCCACAGGgagaaaagaaaaaattatttGCTCAACATCAAGAATCGGCTAGAAAAGATGTGGAGCGagcatttggagtgcttcaatCTCGATTTGCAATTATACGTGGCCCAGCGCGTGCCTGGCACATGGACACTCTCAAGCATACCATATATGCCTGCATCATATTGCACAACATGATTGTGGAAGATGAACGCCATACATATGGAGGTAATTTTGATTACTCTTATGATAATGTGGATATCAATAACTCAACAACTGAAACATTTAGCGGTCCTCATCCGAATCTTGCAACAAGACTACAAAGAAGAGCAAGTATTCAAGAAAAACAAGTTCATCGTAAACTTCAAGGAGATCTAGTCGAATATATTTGGGAACGCTTTGGacatgaagatgatgaaatttaA